One Symphalangus syndactylus isolate Jambi chromosome 10, NHGRI_mSymSyn1-v2.1_pri, whole genome shotgun sequence genomic region harbors:
- the NKX6-3 gene encoding homeobox protein Nkx-6.3 — translation MESNLQGTFLLNNTPLAQFPEMKAPVCQYSVQNSFYKLSPPGLGPQLAAGTPHGITDILSRPVAAPNSSLLSGYPHVAGFGGLGSQGVYYSPQVGNFSKAGNEYPTRTRNCWADTGQDWRRRRQCGNTPDPLSDSIHKKKHTRPTFTGHQIFALEKTFEQTKYLAGPERARLAYSLGMTESQVKVWFQNRRTKWRKKSALEPSSSTPRAPGGAGAGAGGDRAPSENEDDEYNKPLDPDSDDEKIRLLLRKHRAAFSVLSLGAHSV, via the exons ATGGAGTCCAACCTGCAGGGGACGTTCCTGCTGAACAACACGCCGCTGGCTCAGTTTCCTGAGATGAAGGCCCCGGTGTGCCAGTACTCGGTGCAGAACTCCTTCTACAAGCTCAGCCCCCCGGGGCTGGGCCCCCAGCTGGCCGCCGGGACCCCCCACGGGATCACGGACATCCTGAGCAGGCCCGTGGCAGCGCCGAACAGCAGCCTCCTCTCCGGCTACCCCCACGTGGCAGGCTTCGGGGGGCTCGGCTCGCAGGGGGTCTACTACAGCCCCCAGGTAGGGAATTTTTCCAAGGCTGGGAACGAGTACCCCACCCGGACCCGGAACTGCTGGGCGGACACGGGCCAGGACTGGCGACGCAGGCGGCAGTGCGGCAACA CCCCAGACCCCCTGAGTGACAGCATACACAAGAAGAAGCACACCCGACCCACCTTCACGGGGCATCAGATCTTTGCCCTGGAGAAAACCTTTGAGCAGACGAAGTACTTGGCTGGCCCCGAGAGGGCACGGCTGGCATACTCACTGGGCATGACCGAGTCGCAGGTCAAG GTGTGGTTCCAGAACCGCAGGACCAAGTGGCGGAAGAAGAGCGCCCTGGAGCCCTCGTCCTCCACGCCCCGGGCCCCGGGCGGCGCCGGCGCCGGCGCAGGCGGGGACCGCGCACCCTCGGAGAACGAGGACGACGAGTACAACAAGCCGCTGGACCCCGACTCGGACGACGAGAAGATCCGCTTGCTGCTGCGCAAGCACCGCGCCGCCTTCTCGGTGCTCAGCCTGGGAGCGCACAGCGTCTGA